A region of Paenimyroides aestuarii DNA encodes the following proteins:
- a CDS encoding acetyl-CoA carboxylase carboxyltransferase subunit alpha — protein MEYLDFELPIKELNDQLDKCQIIGQESDVDVTETCKNIEKKLEETKKEIYGNLNAWQRVQLSRHPNRPYTLDYIKAICGDTFLELFGDRGVKDDKAMIGGLGKIGDQSFMFIGQQKGTNTKTRQYRNFGMANPEGYRKALRLMRMAEKFNIPIVTFVDTPGAYPGLEAEERGQGEAIARNIFEMFRIKVPIIVIIVGEGASGGALGIGVGDKVFMLENTWYSVISPESCSSILFRSWEYKEIAADALKLTSVDMKKNKLIDDVIPEPLGGAHYDREATFETVKKTIVKTYAELAKKNIDKLINERIDKYSNMGEFSE, from the coding sequence ATGGAGTATTTAGATTTCGAGTTACCTATAAAAGAGTTAAACGACCAGTTAGATAAATGCCAGATTATTGGGCAAGAGTCCGATGTGGATGTTACTGAAACTTGTAAAAATATCGAAAAAAAATTAGAAGAAACCAAAAAAGAAATATATGGCAACCTAAATGCGTGGCAACGTGTACAATTATCGCGCCATCCCAACCGCCCCTATACACTCGATTATATCAAAGCCATTTGTGGCGACACGTTTTTAGAGTTGTTTGGCGACAGAGGCGTGAAAGACGACAAAGCTATGATTGGTGGTTTGGGTAAAATTGGTGATCAATCATTTATGTTTATCGGTCAGCAAAAAGGAACCAATACCAAAACCCGTCAATACCGCAACTTTGGTATGGCAAATCCAGAAGGTTACCGCAAAGCCTTGCGTTTAATGCGTATGGCAGAAAAATTCAATATTCCAATTGTAACTTTTGTTGATACACCAGGGGCTTACCCAGGTTTGGAAGCAGAAGAACGCGGACAAGGAGAAGCCATTGCACGCAATATTTTTGAAATGTTCCGTATAAAAGTGCCCATCATCGTAATCATTGTGGGTGAAGGAGCATCAGGCGGAGCGTTGGGGATAGGAGTAGGCGACAAAGTTTTTATGCTAGAAAACACTTGGTACTCTGTGATTTCTCCTGAATCATGTTCTTCCATTCTATTCCGCAGTTGGGAATACAAAGAAATAGCTGCCGATGCTTTAAAGCTAACATCGGTTGATATGAAAAAGAACAAATTGATAGACGATGTGATACCTGAACCATTAGGCGGCGCTCATTACGACCGTGAAGCTACTTTTGAAACGGTGAAGAAAACCATTGTTAAAACCTATGCAGAATTAGCAAAGAAAAACATTGATAAACTTATTAACGAACGTATAGACAAATATTCAAACATGGGAGAATTCTCTGAATAG
- the dnaB gene encoding replicative DNA helicase, with product MEQEKVLNPNFKINQNIITLEKGKLPPQAVDLEEAVLGAMMIDKKGVDDAIDILKPDAFYKEAHKHIYEAIEMLFKASQPIDILTVSTQLRKNGKLELIGGDFYLINLTQKIASSAHIEFHSRIILQKFIQRSLIKISSEIIEDAYDESSDIFELLDQAESKLYDVTQGNIKKSTETAQSLVAQAKKRIEEIGKREGLSGLPTGFHKLDGLTSGWQPSDLIIIAARPGMGKTAFVLSMARNIAIDANKGVAFFSLEMSSVQLITRLISSETGLSSEKLRTGKLEQHEWEQLNVKVKDLEKAPLYIDDTPSLSIFDLRAKARRLKSQYDIQLIIIDYLQLMTAGGNGKGGGNREQEISTISRNLKGLAKELDIPVIALSQLSRAVETRGSSKRPLLSDLRESGAIEQDADIVSFIYRPEYYKIDVWDDEEQSPTEGQAEFIVAKHRNGGLDNIRLKFLGKFGKFDNLDDAFMPFDEFPSSMNDRNLANDLPPSDQIFGSSFSDDNDVPF from the coding sequence ATGGAACAAGAGAAAGTATTAAATCCTAATTTTAAAATTAATCAGAACATTATTACCTTAGAAAAAGGTAAACTGCCACCGCAAGCCGTTGATTTAGAAGAAGCTGTGTTGGGCGCAATGATGATTGATAAAAAAGGAGTTGATGACGCAATTGACATTTTAAAACCCGACGCATTTTACAAAGAAGCTCATAAACATATTTATGAAGCTATTGAAATGCTGTTCAAAGCCAGTCAACCTATTGATATTTTAACGGTTTCCACACAGCTGCGCAAAAATGGCAAATTAGAGCTAATTGGAGGAGATTTTTATTTAATCAATCTCACACAGAAAATTGCTTCTTCTGCACATATTGAGTTTCACTCGCGCATCATTCTTCAAAAATTCATTCAACGGAGTTTAATCAAAATTTCGTCTGAAATTATTGAAGATGCATACGATGAATCGTCAGATATTTTTGAGTTATTGGATCAAGCCGAATCAAAATTATACGATGTAACCCAAGGAAACATTAAGAAAAGTACCGAAACGGCGCAATCTTTGGTTGCACAAGCAAAAAAACGTATTGAAGAAATTGGCAAACGAGAAGGACTTTCCGGATTGCCAACCGGTTTTCATAAACTAGACGGATTAACATCAGGATGGCAACCTTCCGATTTAATCATCATTGCAGCTCGTCCCGGTATGGGTAAAACGGCTTTTGTACTTTCAATGGCTCGAAACATTGCTATTGATGCCAACAAAGGTGTGGCGTTTTTTTCACTAGAAATGTCGAGTGTTCAGCTAATTACCCGTTTGATTTCATCAGAAACAGGATTATCGTCTGAAAAATTGCGTACCGGAAAATTAGAACAACACGAATGGGAGCAACTCAACGTAAAAGTAAAAGACCTTGAAAAAGCGCCTTTGTATATTGACGATACCCCATCTTTGTCTATTTTTGATTTGCGTGCAAAAGCCCGACGTTTAAAGTCGCAATACGATATTCAATTGATTATTATTGACTATTTACAATTAATGACAGCTGGCGGAAACGGAAAAGGAGGAGGAAACAGAGAGCAAGAAATTTCAACCATTTCGAGAAACTTGAAAGGTTTGGCAAAAGAATTGGATATTCCGGTTATTGCGCTTTCACAATTATCACGTGCAGTAGAAACACGTGGCTCATCAAAGCGACCATTGCTTTCAGATTTGCGTGAATCGGGAGCGATTGAGCAAGATGCCGATATCGTTTCCTTTATCTACAGACCCGAATACTATAAAATTGATGTTTGGGACGATGAAGAACAAAGCCCAACGGAAGGACAAGCAGAATTTATTGTTGCAAAGCACCGTAACGGTGGTTTAGATAACATTCGATTGAAATTCTTAGGTAAGTTTGGTAAATTCGACAATTTAGATGATGCTTTTATGCCATTTGATGAGTTTCCATCAAGTATGAACGACCGAAACTTAGCAAATGATTTGCCACCGAGCGATCAAATTTTTGGAAGCAGTTTTAGTGATGATAATGATGTTCCGTTTTAA
- a CDS encoding DEAD/DEAH box helicase — translation MNKFQELGLNELLLKAIQDLGFENPSEVQEKAIPLLLQQDTDIVALAQTGTGKTAAFGFPLIQKIDPENRSTQALILSPTRELCLQITNEIKQYSKYVKGLHTVAVYGGASITEQAKEVKRGAQIIVATPGRMQDMINRNYVNIKNIQTCILDEADEMLNMGFYEDITSILSDTPDEKNTWLFSATMPQEVARIAKEFMKRPQEITVGHKNQGSVNVSHEYYLVGARDRYPVLKRLADMNPDIFSVVFCRTKRDTQAVAEKLIEDGYNAAALHGDLSQAQRDGVMKAFRGRQIQMLVATDVAARGIDVDDITHVINYQLPDEIETYNHRSGRTGRAGKTGTSIVIVTKSEFKKIQMIERIIKTKFVQKPIPTGMEICEVQLIHLANKVKGVEVDPEIDKYLPKIEELLGDLTKEELIKKMFSVEFNRFIEYYKKQNTIDSPKSREKGEAKVNADGSVRYFLNLGARDNFDWMSLKDFLRDTLDLGRDDLFKVDVKEGFSFFNTDASHSERIMGILNNMHHEGRQVNVEISTSGGSSSSSRRDHNGRGRSGGFRGERGGGFRGDRSSSERRSSGGERRFGRNREDDRPARNERRSVRGDRPRRSN, via the coding sequence ATGAATAAATTCCAAGAATTAGGATTAAACGAATTGCTATTAAAAGCAATTCAAGACTTAGGTTTTGAAAACCCTTCAGAGGTTCAGGAAAAAGCTATTCCCTTATTGTTGCAACAAGATACTGATATCGTTGCACTGGCGCAAACGGGTACTGGGAAAACAGCTGCTTTCGGGTTTCCTCTGATTCAAAAAATTGATCCAGAGAACAGAAGCACACAGGCATTGATCCTATCGCCTACCAGAGAATTGTGTTTACAAATCACCAACGAAATTAAGCAATATTCAAAATATGTAAAGGGTTTACATACAGTTGCTGTTTATGGTGGAGCCAGCATTACAGAGCAGGCAAAAGAAGTGAAGCGTGGTGCACAAATTATTGTGGCAACACCAGGTCGTATGCAGGATATGATTAACAGAAACTATGTTAACATTAAAAATATCCAAACATGTATATTAGATGAAGCAGATGAAATGTTGAACATGGGATTCTATGAAGACATCACATCCATCTTATCGGATACGCCAGACGAGAAAAATACTTGGCTTTTCTCTGCAACCATGCCACAAGAGGTTGCACGAATTGCTAAAGAATTTATGAAACGTCCGCAAGAAATTACGGTGGGGCATAAAAATCAAGGTTCGGTAAACGTATCGCACGAATATTATTTAGTGGGTGCACGTGATCGTTACCCGGTTTTAAAGCGTTTGGCAGATATGAATCCGGATATTTTTTCAGTGGTTTTCTGTAGAACAAAGCGCGATACACAAGCAGTTGCAGAAAAGTTGATTGAAGACGGATACAACGCAGCAGCACTGCACGGCGATTTATCGCAAGCACAGCGCGATGGCGTGATGAAAGCTTTCCGTGGCCGCCAAATTCAAATGTTGGTCGCTACCGATGTAGCCGCTCGCGGAATTGATGTGGACGATATTACACACGTTATCAACTACCAATTACCCGATGAAATTGAAACCTATAACCACCGCTCAGGCCGTACAGGTCGTGCCGGGAAAACAGGTACATCAATCGTTATCGTAACCAAATCTGAATTCAAAAAAATTCAGATGATTGAACGAATCATTAAAACAAAGTTTGTTCAAAAGCCAATTCCAACCGGAATGGAAATTTGCGAAGTACAATTAATTCACTTAGCAAATAAAGTTAAAGGAGTTGAAGTTGATCCGGAAATTGATAAATATCTTCCAAAAATCGAAGAATTATTAGGCGATTTAACGAAAGAAGAATTAATCAAAAAAATGTTTTCTGTAGAATTTAATCGTTTTATCGAATATTACAAAAAACAAAATACAATCGATTCTCCAAAATCTCGTGAAAAAGGTGAAGCCAAAGTAAATGCAGATGGTTCTGTACGTTATTTCTTAAACCTTGGTGCGCGCGATAATTTTGATTGGATGAGTTTGAAAGATTTCTTGCGTGATACTTTAGATTTAGGCAGAGATGATTTGTTTAAAGTTGATGTGAAAGAAGGATTTTCATTCTTTAACACCGATGCTTCACACAGCGAACGCATTATGGGTATATTAAACAATATGCACCACGAAGGTCGTCAAGTAAACGTAGAAATTTCTACAAGTGGTGGTTCTTCTTCTTCATCACGAAGAGATCACAACGGACGTGGTAGAAGTGGTGGTTTCCGTGGCGAACGAGGTGGCGGTTTCCGTGGCGATCGTTCCTCATCAGAAAGAAGATCGAGTGGAGGTGAGCGTCGATTTGGTCGCAATCGGGAAGACGATAGACCGGCTCGCAATGAACGAAGATCGGTTCGTGGTGATCGTCCGCGTAGATCAAACTAA
- a CDS encoding peptide-N-glycosidase F-related protein, giving the protein MKKIITLLFFSAFTLIACKDDEKTNDDPARTINVKTFDKVKVAFGDNLSQSAEGTFTFPDNLDNVKTIKMYIKDICPNKDCDEWDRYANIYAKDKATGTWYELGRFINPYWVGNEKLERGYEVDVTDFRSILSGTTELKIYTETWNAKGRTYSVEFDFEPGTPDYKYSAVVPVIQYNKSSIDGVPYGTNFDTNVFDLTKQITIPTNTEIAYFRTIISGWGHATPNDAGGRGCAEWCFRTHHILINGNPTFSHELKAIGCAQNPVNNQAPGNWKPERAGWCPGMVVPVRFNNIEKNMFGTAFNFEYDFEDWTNNNGNGNAFYAVSTFVVVKSNAPIEKPIVN; this is encoded by the coding sequence ATGAAAAAAATCATTACCTTATTATTCTTTTCAGCGTTTACATTGATTGCATGTAAAGATGATGAAAAAACAAACGATGACCCAGCAAGAACCATTAACGTTAAAACTTTTGACAAAGTAAAAGTTGCTTTCGGTGACAATTTATCGCAAAGTGCAGAAGGAACCTTTACTTTTCCTGACAATTTAGACAATGTTAAGACCATTAAAATGTATATCAAAGATATTTGTCCAAACAAAGATTGCGATGAATGGGACAGGTATGCTAATATCTACGCAAAAGATAAAGCTACGGGCACATGGTATGAATTGGGGAGATTTATCAATCCATATTGGGTAGGAAATGAAAAGTTAGAACGCGGATATGAAGTTGATGTAACTGATTTTAGATCTATTTTATCAGGAACAACCGAGTTAAAGATTTATACAGAAACATGGAACGCCAAAGGCCGTACATATAGTGTAGAATTTGATTTTGAACCAGGTACACCCGATTATAAATATTCTGCTGTTGTTCCTGTGATTCAATACAATAAATCATCTATTGATGGGGTGCCTTATGGAACTAATTTTGACACAAATGTATTCGATTTAACAAAACAAATTACGATACCCACTAATACAGAAATTGCTTATTTTAGAACCATTATTTCTGGTTGGGGGCACGCTACGCCAAACGATGCAGGCGGTAGAGGCTGTGCAGAATGGTGTTTTCGTACGCATCATATCCTCATAAATGGTAACCCCACTTTTTCACATGAATTAAAAGCGATTGGTTGCGCACAAAACCCAGTTAATAATCAGGCGCCAGGCAACTGGAAACCAGAGCGTGCGGGTTGGTGTCCGGGTATGGTTGTTCCTGTACGTTTTAACAATATCGAAAAAAATATGTTTGGCACTGCCTTTAACTTTGAATATGATTTTGAAGATTGGACAAATAACAATGGTAATGGTAACGCTTTTTATGCGGTTTCTACCTTTGTGGTTGTAAAAAGTAACGCACCAATTGAAAAACCTATTGTCAATTAA
- a CDS encoding acyl-CoA dehydrogenase family protein, with protein sequence MSDITRGGQFLVKETLAENIFTPEDFSEEQKMMRDSVKEFIDRKIWPNKDRFEKKDYQFTEECMREAGELGFLGVAVPEAYGGLGMGFISTMLTCDYISGATGSFSTAFGAHTGIGTMPITLYGTEEQKQKYVPKLASGEWFGSYCLTEPGAGSDANSGKTKAELSADGKSYKINGQKMWISNAGFCHLMIVFARIEDDKNITGFIVEYDVENPNGITLGEEEHKLGIRASSTRQVFFNDTIVPIENMLGGRGEGFKIAMNALNVGRIKLAAACLDSQRRLITQSVNYANERVQFKTPIANFGAIRSKIADLATNAYIGESASYRAAGDIENRINARLADGNSHQEAELKGVEEFAIECSILKVAVSEDVQHCADEGIQIFGGMGFSEDTPMESAWRDARISRIYEGTNEINRMLTVGMLIKKAMKGHVDLLGPAMKVGEELLGIPDFETPDYSELFAEEKALIAKLKKAFLMVAGSAVQKYGTELDQHQQLLMAAADMLIEIYMAESGILRTEKLAKNSGEEAASVQIAMAKLYLYQAVDIIYTKGKEGIVSFAEEDEQRMMLMGLRRFTKYTNQPNVVQLKETIASHVIAENKYSF encoded by the coding sequence ATGAGCGATATAACAAGAGGTGGTCAATTTTTAGTAAAAGAGACCTTAGCAGAAAACATTTTTACACCCGAAGATTTTTCGGAAGAACAAAAAATGATGCGCGATTCAGTAAAGGAATTTATTGATCGCAAAATTTGGCCTAATAAAGATCGATTCGAGAAAAAAGATTATCAATTTACCGAAGAATGCATGCGCGAAGCTGGTGAATTGGGCTTTTTAGGCGTGGCAGTTCCAGAAGCTTATGGCGGTTTGGGAATGGGCTTTATATCAACCATGCTTACCTGCGATTACATTTCAGGCGCAACAGGTTCATTTTCAACAGCATTTGGCGCACATACCGGTATTGGAACCATGCCTATTACCTTGTACGGAACCGAAGAACAAAAGCAAAAATACGTTCCTAAATTGGCTTCGGGCGAATGGTTTGGATCGTATTGCTTAACCGAACCTGGCGCAGGATCTGATGCAAATTCAGGGAAAACAAAAGCGGAATTGAGTGCCGACGGAAAATCGTACAAAATAAACGGACAAAAAATGTGGATTTCAAATGCCGGTTTTTGTCATTTAATGATTGTTTTTGCACGAATTGAAGACGATAAAAATATCACTGGTTTCATTGTGGAATACGACGTAGAGAATCCAAATGGAATCACATTGGGCGAAGAAGAACACAAATTGGGAATCCGCGCCAGTTCAACACGTCAAGTGTTTTTTAACGATACGATTGTTCCTATAGAAAATATGTTGGGAGGTCGTGGTGAAGGCTTTAAAATTGCCATGAACGCTTTAAATGTGGGTAGAATTAAATTAGCTGCTGCGTGTTTAGATTCGCAACGTCGTTTAATTACACAATCGGTAAACTACGCCAACGAACGCGTACAGTTTAAAACACCTATTGCCAACTTTGGTGCCATTCGTTCAAAAATTGCCGATTTAGCTACCAATGCTTATATTGGTGAATCGGCTTCGTACAGAGCTGCAGGTGACATCGAAAACAGAATCAATGCGCGTTTGGCCGATGGAAATTCGCATCAGGAAGCTGAATTAAAAGGTGTAGAAGAATTTGCAATTGAATGTTCTATTCTAAAAGTTGCCGTTTCGGAAGATGTACAACATTGTGCCGATGAAGGTATTCAAATTTTCGGTGGAATGGGCTTTTCAGAAGATACACCAATGGAAAGCGCTTGGAGAGACGCCCGTATTTCTCGAATTTATGAAGGAACTAACGAAATCAACCGAATGTTAACCGTTGGTATGCTCATTAAAAAAGCAATGAAAGGTCATGTTGATTTATTAGGTCCGGCGATGAAAGTGGGCGAAGAATTATTGGGAATACCCGATTTTGAAACTCCAGATTATTCCGAATTATTTGCAGAAGAAAAAGCATTAATTGCAAAACTGAAAAAAGCCTTTTTAATGGTAGCCGGTTCGGCAGTACAAAAATACGGCACAGAATTAGATCAACACCAACAATTATTAATGGCTGCGGCTGATATGTTGATTGAAATTTATATGGCAGAATCAGGTATTTTGCGTACCGAAAAGTTAGCTAAAAATAGTGGCGAAGAGGCAGCAAGTGTACAAATTGCCATGGCAAAATTGTATTTATACCAAGCTGTTGATATCATTTATACCAAAGGAAAAGAAGGAATTGTTTCGTTTGCAGAAGAAGATGAACAACGTATGATGCTAATGGGCTTGCGCCGTTTCACAAAATACACCAATCAACCCAATGTGGTACAGTTGAAAGAAACCATTGCCAGCCATGTAATTGCAGAAAATAAGTATAGTTTTTAA
- the recG gene encoding ATP-dependent DNA helicase RecG, with protein sequence MQQNVLDTPVEYLKGVGPQRAAVLKKELQIFTYKDLINFYPYKYLDRTKYYKINELHAGLNAEVQLVGKIIKIKTVEQKRGSRLVAIFTDGLGEMELIWFQGHKWIKENLQLNTPYVIFGKINHFNGLFSMPHPEMETVEEHKKSLQSALQPVYPSTEKLHQKNISNRSITKMMQQVFLETHHLFKEVFPEKIIHELRLLPKNEAFFNVHFPKNTDLLNRSQFRLKFEELFFIQLQLLSKNLVRKQKIKGFAFQNVGLYFNTFYHDHLPFPLTNAQKRVLKEIRLDMAHEAQMNRLLQGDVGAGKTIVGFMSMLLALDNGFQACLMAPTEILANQHFTGIKELADKINVKVALLTGSTKTKERNQIHEELENGTIHILIGTHALLEDKVQFKNLGLSIIDEQHRFGVEQRSKMWKKNILPPHVLVMTATPIPRTLAMSLYGDLDVSVIDELPPGRKPIKTLHFFESKRLQVWHFIKEEIAKGRQIYIVYPLIQESEKLDYKNLMEGYDAIARDFPFPQYRVSVVHGQMPSKDKDAEMERFVKGETQIMIATTVIEVGVNVPNASVMIIESAERFGLSQLHQLRGRVGRGAEQSFCVLMTGNKLSADTKVRMDAMCRTNDGFEISEIDLKLRGPGDIMGTQQSGVLNLQIADLVKDQDILKLARTKAIELLKEDINLEKPEHQPLKYVFETLAKKNNIWNYIS encoded by the coding sequence ATGCAGCAAAATGTTTTAGACACGCCCGTAGAATACTTGAAAGGAGTTGGTCCTCAACGTGCTGCTGTTTTAAAAAAAGAACTGCAAATTTTTACCTATAAAGATTTAATAAATTTTTATCCGTATAAATATTTAGATCGAACAAAATATTATAAAATCAACGAGCTGCATGCAGGTTTAAATGCAGAAGTGCAATTGGTTGGAAAGATTATCAAAATTAAAACCGTAGAACAGAAACGTGGCAGTCGCTTGGTTGCTATTTTTACTGATGGTTTGGGCGAAATGGAATTGATATGGTTTCAAGGGCATAAATGGATTAAGGAAAATTTACAGTTAAATACACCTTATGTGATTTTTGGGAAAATCAATCATTTTAACGGATTGTTTTCTATGCCACATCCAGAAATGGAAACCGTTGAAGAACATAAAAAAAGCCTACAATCTGCTTTGCAACCTGTGTATCCATCTACAGAAAAACTCCATCAGAAAAATATTTCTAACCGAAGCATTACCAAAATGATGCAGCAGGTTTTCCTGGAAACGCATCATTTGTTTAAAGAGGTTTTTCCTGAAAAAATAATTCATGAATTACGGCTGTTGCCAAAAAATGAAGCTTTTTTTAACGTTCATTTTCCCAAAAACACCGATTTATTAAACCGATCCCAATTTCGATTAAAATTTGAGGAGTTGTTTTTTATCCAATTACAATTATTGTCGAAAAATTTGGTTCGAAAACAGAAAATTAAAGGTTTTGCGTTTCAAAATGTAGGGCTTTATTTCAATACTTTTTATCATGACCATTTGCCTTTTCCTTTAACAAATGCTCAGAAACGGGTGTTGAAAGAAATCCGGCTTGATATGGCACACGAAGCACAAATGAATCGTTTGCTCCAGGGCGATGTGGGTGCTGGTAAAACCATTGTTGGTTTTATGAGTATGTTGCTTGCTTTAGATAACGGTTTTCAGGCATGTTTAATGGCACCGACTGAGATTCTTGCCAATCAACATTTTACAGGAATTAAAGAATTGGCTGATAAAATAAATGTTAAAGTGGCGCTGCTAACTGGATCCACCAAAACCAAAGAACGCAATCAAATTCACGAAGAACTAGAAAATGGAACCATTCATATTTTAATAGGAACGCACGCTTTGTTAGAAGATAAAGTACAATTTAAAAACTTGGGTTTATCAATTATTGATGAACAACATCGCTTTGGAGTGGAACAGCGTTCTAAAATGTGGAAAAAGAACATATTGCCACCGCACGTTTTGGTAATGACCGCAACCCCAATTCCGCGTACGTTGGCTATGAGTTTGTATGGCGATTTAGATGTTTCGGTGATAGATGAATTACCGCCTGGAAGAAAACCCATAAAAACACTGCATTTTTTTGAAAGCAAGCGTTTGCAAGTTTGGCATTTTATTAAGGAAGAAATTGCAAAAGGCCGACAAATTTATATTGTATATCCGTTGATTCAAGAAAGTGAAAAGTTAGATTATAAGAATTTAATGGAAGGATATGATGCCATTGCCCGCGATTTTCCTTTTCCACAATATCGGGTGAGTGTGGTGCACGGACAAATGCCCTCTAAAGATAAAGATGCCGAAATGGAGCGCTTTGTAAAAGGCGAAACCCAAATTATGATTGCTACCACAGTGATTGAAGTAGGGGTTAATGTGCCCAACGCATCGGTAATGATTATTGAAAGTGCCGAACGTTTTGGGTTGAGTCAATTGCATCAATTACGAGGCCGCGTTGGTCGTGGTGCCGAACAAAGTTTCTGCGTTTTAATGACCGGAAACAAGCTAAGTGCCGATACAAAAGTACGAATGGATGCCATGTGCCGAACAAATGATGGTTTTGAAATATCAGAAATCGATTTAAAACTTCGGGGTCCGGGCGATATTATGGGAACACAGCAAAGCGGTGTGCTGAATTTGCAAATTGCCGATTTGGTGAAAGATCAAGATATATTAAAATTGGCACGAACAAAGGCAATTGAACTTTTAAAAGAAGATATCAATCTAGAAAAACCAGAACATCAGCCACTTAAATATGTGTTTGAAACACTCGCTAAGAAAAACAATATTTGGAATTATATAAGTTAA
- a CDS encoding carboxypeptidase-like regulatory domain-containing protein, which yields MRYFAVLFFLLLSITIVAQEKNIQGIVFSELSYQPESHASIVNLNSLKVAQTNPDGSFSILAQVNDTLHVSSEGFRSLKIKVTNDWYKEGKMNIYIKDLSTVLDEVVINTLKLTGILAVDAKLIALADYPYYRDFGPTGFAANYNRGLNPINGIYNAIKRNSSETKKINQIRKEVELIELMKKKYDREMVSALLNISKEDIVKVLQRCNQSERFIYTANDYQIFNAVNECYENYKLGK from the coding sequence ATGAGATATTTCGCAGTTTTATTTTTTCTACTTTTATCAATTACAATTGTTGCACAAGAAAAAAACATTCAAGGAATCGTTTTTAGCGAACTTAGCTATCAACCAGAATCCCACGCAAGCATTGTAAACCTAAACTCTTTAAAAGTAGCCCAAACCAATCCCGACGGCAGTTTTTCTATATTAGCTCAAGTAAACGATACATTGCATGTTTCATCAGAAGGATTCCGCTCGCTAAAAATAAAAGTTACGAATGATTGGTACAAAGAGGGTAAAATGAATATTTACATTAAAGATCTTTCTACTGTGTTGGATGAGGTGGTGATCAATACGCTGAAACTAACCGGAATTTTAGCTGTAGATGCCAAGCTGATCGCATTAGCTGATTATCCGTACTATCGTGATTTTGGTCCCACTGGCTTTGCAGCCAATTACAACCGGGGGTTAAATCCTATTAACGGAATTTACAATGCTATTAAACGAAATTCTAGCGAAACCAAGAAAATTAATCAAATTCGCAAAGAAGTGGAATTGATTGAATTAATGAAAAAGAAATACGATCGCGAAATGGTTTCTGCTTTGTTGAATATTTCTAAGGAAGATATCGTAAAGGTTTTACAACGTTGCAATCAATCGGAACGCTTTATTTATACTGCAAACGACTATCAAATCTTTAATGCCGTAAACGAGTGTTATGAAAATTATAAATTAGGGAAATAA
- a CDS encoding non-canonical purine NTP diphosphatase, translating to MKIIFASNNKNKVQEIQNQVPKSIEIVTLEEIGCTDDIAETGSTLEENAIIKANYITEKYGLPCFADDTGLEINALNGEPGVYSARYAGEDKNAEKNMELVLQKLQNITNRKAQFKTVIALNINNEQHLFTGIVEGEIRNEKRGLNGFGYDPIFEPENLGSTFAEMSLEEKNKLSHRGRAFEKLVEFLNDFQK from the coding sequence ATGAAAATCATATTTGCATCAAACAATAAAAACAAAGTACAAGAAATTCAAAATCAAGTACCAAAATCTATTGAAATTGTCACATTAGAAGAAATTGGCTGTACCGATGACATTGCCGAAACCGGCTCAACGTTAGAAGAAAACGCCATTATTAAAGCCAATTACATCACCGAAAAATACGGATTGCCTTGTTTTGCCGATGATACCGGTTTAGAAATTAATGCTTTAAATGGCGAACCAGGGGTTTATTCTGCCAGATATGCTGGCGAAGATAAAAATGCTGAAAAAAATATGGAATTAGTTTTACAAAAATTACAGAATATAACCAATCGAAAAGCACAGTTTAAAACGGTTATTGCTTTAAATATTAATAACGAACAACATTTGTTCACTGGTATTGTGGAAGGCGAAATTAGAAATGAAAAAAGAGGATTAAACGGTTTTGGTTACGATCCTATTTTTGAACCTGAAAACTTAGGCAGCACTTTTGCCGAAATGTCTTTAGAAGAAAAAAATAAATTAAGCCACCGTGGAAGAGCTTTTGAAAAGTTAGTGGAGTTTTTGAATGACTTTCAAAAATAA